The following are encoded in a window of Manihot esculenta cultivar AM560-2 chromosome 8, M.esculenta_v8, whole genome shotgun sequence genomic DNA:
- the LOC110620650 gene encoding calmodulin-binding protein 60 D, giving the protein MVPKRPFHGDSEDGTDSPAQDSKRFKNAIRDVLGMLSVQDIVAEIEPFIRGVVRDEIERTVQRVLQPSFRTSSNQTETSGARGFLLQFVSRPPSTIFTGSTMEAEDGNPIRLELLDARTKTLVNSGPLSSMKIEILVLDGDFGIDEREDWTENEFNANVIREREGKRPLVTGGDLNITLKSGSGLISDIIFTDNSSWQRSRRFRLGARPVTKNYSEARIREARSEAFMVKDHRGELNKKHHPPRLVDEIWRLERIAKGGATHKKLATWGIHTVRDFLQTYAINPSELRKVILGGISNRIWDMILDHANECVLDDKLYTYFEAGPSVGLLFNSVYKLVGAAFEGQMYKPLDKLAPSQMALVESLKQKAYKNVHSFIMLDSRDICGPLRSLACPQAEPFNGPNLSLQQLELPAACPDQPEMLLDFNTMGNQLEFSVAQNPNSLQVFPQTLRNSFKIRDIFPVSYPGENSWSASSSRWPLGTTSQLTPEDSQTQTSTWSPVNTCFFSSDNEGELGIISSHPSFGMLEKSKVGWCKLRAAIMWGSVRRDIAKRMWQSFCM; this is encoded by the exons ATGGTGCCAAAGAGGCCTTTTCATGGCGATTCTGAAGATGGGACTGATTCTCCAGCTCAGGACTCTAAGCGGTTCAAGAA TGCCATTAGAGATGTTCTGGGAATGCTTTCAGTGCAGGATATAGTTGCCGAGATCGAACCTTTCATCAGAGGAGTG GTTCGAGATGAGATCGAACGGACTGTTCAACGAGTCCTTCAACCATCCTTCAG AACCTCCTCCAATCAGACTGAGACGTCAGGAGCAAGAGGCTTCCTGTTGCAGTTCGTTAGCAGACCACCATCCACCATTTTTACAGGTAGCACCATGGAAGCTGAGGATGGTAACCCGATCAGGCTTGAATTGTTGGATGCTAGGACCAAGACCCTCGTCAATTCTGGTCCTCTATCTTCTATGAAGATTGAGATTCTTGTCCTTGATGGTGATTTCGGTATAGATGAGAGAGAAGATTGGACTGAAAATGAATTCAATGCCAATGTTATCCGTGAAAGAGAGGGTAAAAGGCCTCTGGTGACTGGAGGAGATTTAAACATTACACTAAAATCCGGAAGTGGCCTGATTAGTGATATAATTTTCACCGACAATTCTAGTTGGCAAAGGAGTCGAAGATTCCGGCTAGGAGCTAGACCTGTTACTAAAAATTATAGTGAAGCAAGGATTAGGGAAGCTAGGAGTGAAGCTTTCATGGTGAAGGATCATCGCGGAGAAT TGAATAAGAAACATCACCCTCCAAGATTGGTTGATGAAATCTGGCGTTTGGAAAGAATAGCAAAAGGTGGTGCAACCCACAAAAAGTTGGCAACATGGGGAATTCATACTGTGAGAGATTTTCTGCAGACATATGCAATTAATCCATCTGAACTGAGGAAG GTGATTTTAGGTGGAATTTCAAATAGGATATGGGACATGATTTTAGACCATGCAAATGAATGTGTTCTGGATGATAAGCTGTATACTTACTTTGAAGCTGGACCAAGTGTGGGGCTTCTTTTCAATTCAGTGTACAAGCTCGTAGGAGCAGCATTTGAAGGTCAGATGTATAAGCCTCTGGACAAACTAGCTCCTTCCCAAATG GCTCTGGTGGAAAGTTTAAAGCAAAAGGCTTATAAGAATGTACATAGCTTTATCATGCTTGATTCTCGTGACATTTGTGGCCCTTTAAGGTCCTTGGCATGTCCACAAGCTGAGCCATTCAATGGTCCAAATCTCAGTCTGCAGCAACTTGAACTCCCAGCTGCATGCCCAG ATCAACCAGAGATGCTGCTGGATTTCAACACCATGGGCAATCAGTTAGAATTTTCTGTAGCACAGAATCCTAATTCACTGCAAGTGTTTCCTCAAACACTAAGGAACAGTTTCAAAATCAGGGACATCTTTCCCGTTTCCTACCCTGGAGAAAACAGTTGGTCTGCAAGTTCATCACGATGGCCACTAGGGACAACTAGTCAACTAACTCCAGAGGATTCACAGACACAAACATCAACCTGGTCTCCCGTAAACACTTGTTTTTTCAGTTCAGATAATGAAGGAGAACTGGGTATCATCTCTTCTCACCCAAGCTTTGGTATGCTTGAAAAGTCCAAAGTAGGGTGGTGCAAGCTAAGAGCTGCCATTATGTGGGGCTCAGTCAGGAGAGACATTGCTAAAAGAATGTGGCAGAGCTTCTGTATGTAA
- the LOC110620651 gene encoding dnaJ homolog subfamily B member 6 isoform X2: MDREGGSNGGSCYYTVLGIRRDASFSDIRTAYRKLAMKWHPDKWTRNPGVAGEAKLRFQQIQEAYSVLSDEAKRSMYDAGLYDPLEEEDKDFCDFMQEMISMMNNVKDEGDSFEDLQRMFADMVGGDGVSFDLNKDPMDRKRARVNASKGNAAKRNTARV; this comes from the exons ATGGATCGGGAAGGAGGATCCAACGGCGGATCTTGTTACTACACTGTTCTCGGGATTCGCAGGGATGCCTCCTTCTCTGATATTCGCACTGCGTATCGCAAACTAGCCATG AAATGGCACCCAGACAAGTGGACCCGGAATCCGGGGGTAGCCGGAGAGGCGAAACTTCGGTTTCAGCAAATCCAAGAAGCATACTCCG TTCTTTCTGATGAAGCTAAGAGGTCAATGTACGATGCTGGGCTTTATGATCCTCTGGAGGAAGAAGATAAA GACTTTTGTGACTTCATGCAAGAGATGATCTCCATGATGAACAATGTGAAAGACGAG GGAGATAGCTTTGAAGATCTTCAAAGGATGTTTGCGGACATGGTGGGTGGAGATGGTGTGAGCTTTGACCTCAATAAGGATCCAATGGATAGGAAAAGGGCACGTGTCAATGCATCGAAAGGGAATGCAGCGAAGCGCAACACCGCTCGCGTCTGA
- the LOC110620651 gene encoding dnaJ homolog subfamily C member 5 isoform X1, with protein MDREGGSNGGSCYYTVLGIRRDASFSDIRTAYRKLAMKWHPDKWTRNPGVAGEAKLRFQQIQEAYSVLSDEAKRSMYDAGLYDPLEEEDKVRTYIFLWILPGLDPMSPLLTFENGAVLVNPHPPFLNPHSPSGQTERRRFKNLLGVKLPAWAKFTLLFIFLQLGIFIYSSRA; from the exons ATGGATCGGGAAGGAGGATCCAACGGCGGATCTTGTTACTACACTGTTCTCGGGATTCGCAGGGATGCCTCCTTCTCTGATATTCGCACTGCGTATCGCAAACTAGCCATG AAATGGCACCCAGACAAGTGGACCCGGAATCCGGGGGTAGCCGGAGAGGCGAAACTTCGGTTTCAGCAAATCCAAGAAGCATACTCCG TTCTTTCTGATGAAGCTAAGAGGTCAATGTACGATGCTGGGCTTTATGATCCTCTGGAGGAAGAAGATAAAGTTCGTACATATATCTTTCTCTGGATTTTGCCGGGGCTTGATCCCATGTCTCCCTTGCTAACCTTTGAAAACGGTGCTGTTTTGGTTAACCCCCATCCCCCATTCCTCAATCCTCACTCTCCTTCTGGGCAGACGGAACGGCGTCGTTTTAAAAATTTGCTAGGAGTGAAATTGCCTGCCTGGGCAAAATTCactttactttttatatttttgcaattgggaatttttatttattcttccAGGGCATGA